A region of Gracilinanus agilis isolate LMUSP501 chromosome 3, AgileGrace, whole genome shotgun sequence DNA encodes the following proteins:
- the MSANTD4 gene encoding myb/SANT-like DNA-binding domain-containing protein 4: MKQLKRKRKSNFSVQETQTLLEEIRKRKEVIFSKQLNTTINEMKRKAWEEIAECVNAVGEGEQRTGAEVKRRYLDWRALMKRKWLKANIKLVGPGLPLSASDFNDSITEELDDKIAFPNGSNLDWQNTVDLKEAGGSLTEVKEEEEEEEEEKIPQNFEFEIEEEEEMLTPVMPDSKRENELSVFPHIKEFGTLTSIQSQTAYDESYLLISLEKQKLEIEKQRLDIEVERLQIEKERLQIEKERLWHLDMEHERLQVEKERLQVEREKLRLQVVHLEKPALENDLGQAEKKILQPLDLETEKLKLEKERLQLEKDRLQFLKFESEKLQIEKERLQIEKERLRIQREGHLK, from the exons atgaagcagttgaaaagaaaaaggaaaagcaattttAGTGTTCAAGAAACTCAGACCCTTttagaagaaattagaaaaaggaaagaagtcatATTTTCTAAGCAGCTCAATACAACAATTAATGAGATGAAACGGAAAGCTTGGGAGGAGATTGCAGAGTGTGTGAATGCTGTGGGGGAAGGCGAACAAAGAACAGGGGCTGAAGTGAAAAGGCGATACCTTGACTGGCGAGCACTTATGAAGAGGAAATGGTTGAAGGCAAACATAAAGCTAGTGGGTCCTGGCTTACCCCTTTCAGCATCAGATTTCAATGACTCTATCACTGAAGAGCTGGATGATAAGATAGCATTTCCAAATGGGTCAAATTTGGACTGGCAAAATACAGTTGATCTCAAGGAAGCAGGTGGCTCCTTAACAGAAgttaaagaggaagaggaggaggaagaggaagaaaagattcCACAGAATTTTGAA tttgaaatagaagaagaggaagaaatgttGACCCCTGTGATGCCAGATTCCAAGAGGGAAAATGAGCTTTCTGTTTTCCCTCATATCAAAGAATTTGGTACTCTTACCTCAATTCAGTCTCAAACTGCCTATGATGAATCCTACTTACTTATAAGCTTGGAGAAACAGAAGCTTGAGATAGAAAAGCAACGACTAGACATTGAGGTAGAAAGACTGCAGATAGAAAAAGAACGGCTGCAAATCGAAAAGGAACGGTTATGGCATTTAGATATGGAGCATGAAAGACTCCAAGTAGAGAAAGAGAGGCTGCAGGTTGAAAGAGAGAAATTGAGGTTACAGGTTGTCCATTTGGAGAAACCTGCTCTGGAAAATGATCTTggccaagcagaaaaaaaaattctgcagcCTCTCGATTTAGAGACTGAGAAGCTGAAACTTGAGAAAGAACGCTTGCAACTGGAAAAAGACAGGTTGCAGTTTTTGAAGTTTGAATCTGAGAAACTTCAGATTGAAAAGGAGcgtttacaaatagaaaaagaacggCTTCGTATTCAGAGGGAGGGACATTTGAAATGA